TGCCCGGTCGCTGCGGCTTGCCGCAGGCCTTGGTTCTGTCTCTGGCCTGGGGCCTGAGCGAGACGCTTCTCGCCAGGGGGCCTCTCTTCTGGATCGGTGTCGGCGGCAGCGTTCTTCCTGCTGACCGTTGGCTTGCAGGCTTGGCCGGTTGGATCGGTGCCGGAGGCCTGGCCGCCGTTCAGCTGTTGCTGGGCTGGTGGCTCTGGCAGTTCTGGAGCGCGGTACGCGCTGAAGCAGAGCAGCGCTGGCGGCTGTTTCGCTGGGGTGTTCTTGCCCTGTTGGTGATCCATGGTCTGGGTGTCGTGGCCTTGACGGGTTTCGCTCAGGGCATGAAGGACGACCAAGCGGCATTGTCGATGGCTCTGTGGCAAACGGCGATCCCCACCCGTGAGAAGTTCAGCGTTCGCCGGCAGACAGAGCTGCCTCGGCGATTGCATCAGGCCATGGAGAGCGCTCAACGAGGTGGGGCTCAACTGCTGATTGCTCCGGAGGGCACGCTGCCTGTGAAGTTGGGGATTGAACCCGACGGGGGGATTCCCCTGATCAGTGGCGGCTTCCGCTTCGTAGCGGGCCAACAGCGCAGCTCGCTCCTGCTGATGACACCAGAGGCATCTGGAATGTCCAACAGCATCGACAAGCACCGCCTGGTGCCTCTCGGGGAATGGGCTCCCTCCTTGCCTGGGCTTGCCGGATTGTCGGCGGTCGGAGGCCTGCAGTCAGGAGAGCCCTCCAGGCTTTGGCGCTGGGGTGGCCCACCCGTGGCAGTGGCCATTTGTTACGAGATCAGCAATGGAACAGCCATTGCCGAGGCGGTGGCGGGTGGCGCGCAATGGATCCTGGCTGCAGCCAATCTCGATCCTTATCCACTACTGCTGCAGAGGCAGTTCCTGGCACTGGCACAACTGCGCAGCCTGGAGACAGCCCGGCCACTCGTTTCGGTTGCCAACACCGGCCCCACGGCTCTGATTGCCGATAGAGGACTGGTTAAGTCACAACTGCCTGCCATGGTCCCGGGGCTGCTGCCTGTTGGGTTGGAACCTTTGCAGGGCATGACGCTCTATGCGGTCTGGCGTGAGTGGCCGCTTTGGCTGATGCTCTTGATCGCAGCCGGCTTTCTACTTAAGGCGAGGTCTGGATCAGCCCCCCTCCCAGCACGGACTCGCCTTCGTAAAACACCGCCGCCTGGCCAGGGGTGATTGAAAACTGAGGCTCGTCGAAGTTCAGTCGACAGCGATGGGGGCGTTGCCCAGCGATATCGGCATCAGTGGCCTCGATACAGGTGAGATCGGCCATGACCGGGCCGCTGCGGTAACGAACCTGCACCTCCACTCTGCGGCAGAAGCCTGGAGTTGGTGGTGCGATCGATACCCAGTTGATAGCGCCCACTTCACAGCAATCGCGGCCTGCTTCTGCACGGGGTGCCACCACCACGCGATTCATCGCTGCATCCAGGCGAACGACATGGAGAGGTTCGCTCCATGCCACACCGAGACCTTTGCGCTGGCCGATGGTGAAATGCTCGATTCCATCATGATTGCCCACAATCGTTCCGTCCTGAAGCACGATCTCTCCTTGTCGTGGCGGCAGATAGGCGTCGAGAAATGCACGCATGGAGCCGTGATGATCGGCAAGGCAGAGGTCCTGGCTCTCTGGTTTCTCCGCAGTGCGCAGTCCATGGCGGCCCGCTTCGAGTCGGGTATCGGGTTTGGTCAGTTCGCCTAGTGGGAACACCACGCGGGACAAAACATCTTGGTTGAGGTCATAGAGGAAATAGCTCTGGTCTTTGCGGGTGTCGAGACCCCTTAAAAGCTTCCAGCGTCCTGTTGCCTCATCCAGGCGAATGCGGGCGTAATGGCCTGTGGCAACCCGTTCGAGCCCCCGTTCCTGTCGTGCCCAGTCGAGCATTGGGCCGAATTTCACCGACCGATTGCAACGGGAACAGGGCAAGGGTGTAATTCCTGCTTGGTAGCCCTCGATCAAGCCTTCCACAATTTCGCGCGCGAAGTTATCGCGCGAATCGACGATGTGATGGGGAACGCCGAGTTGCTCGCAGATTCCTGCAGCATCCACCAGTCCTTCGGCGCAACAGGCGCCCTTGCCGCTCATCAGCCAGAGCGTGAGCCCTTCAACCTCCCAGCCGGCCTCCACCATCAAGGCAGCGGTGAGAGAGCTGTCAACTCCCCCGGAGAGCCCTACCGCCACGCGGTGCTCACCAGGCCAGGTTTGTAGGCGTGCCAGGGCCTGGGCACCGGCTGACGTGGCGGCAATGCTGGGCGTCGCTGCCGACATGGCTGGACGGGCATGAACGGGATTCTCTTTCCATAGTGAGGTGCCATGGGTCCCGGCAGTGATCTGGCCAGCCGCTGATGCCGACCATCTTTTGGTCTCAGCCGATCAGATGCTCGCTCTGGAGCAGGAGTGGCTGGCTAGTGGCCTGCCGGTTGCGGCTCTGATGGAAACAGTGGGCCAGCGCATGGCCGATTGGTTTCTGGCGCGTCCGCAGTTGTTGACGTCTGGTGTGCTGGTGCTGGTGGGACCTGGTCACAACGGTGGTGACGGATTGGTGGTGGGTCGCAAGTTGTTCGAGGCGAATGTGGATGTTCGGGTCTGGGCGCCCATTGCTCTGCGAAAGCCCCTCACTCAGGAGCATTGGCGTCATTTGCTTTGGCTTGGCGCCACTTGCTTGCAGTCCTCTCCTGATCCAGCTGAGCAGGGTCTCTGGATCGAGGCGTTGTTTGGCCTCGGTCAGAAGCGTCCACTGCCTGGTGATCTGGCCGATCTGCTTCAGCGCAGACAGCGTCATTTCCCGAGGCGTCTGGTGAGTCTGGATTGTCCCGCTGGCCTGGACTCCGATACCGGCTGCCCCATAAAGGGTGGTGCTGCCATGGCTTCGCACACTCTCTGCGTAGGGTTGATTAAGCGTGGATTGGTACAGGACGCTGCCATAGCGCATGTGGGTTGCCTGCACCGTATTGACCCAGCTGTACCCGTGCGGCTCACGCAGTCGCTCGCTTCACCGCCAACGTTGCGCCTGCGGGCCGATGATCTTGTTGCCCTGCCACGTCCTCCGGAGTTGCCGGCGGCAATGAAATATCAGCGGGGGCGTCTGTTAGTGATCGCTGGCAGCGAGCGCTACCGGGGTGCGGCCCATTTGGCGCTGCGTGGTGCCTTAGCCAGTGGTGCCGGCAGTGTTGAGGCCTGTCTTCCTGAATGCGTCGCAGAGCATCTCTGGCAGTGGGCTCCTGAGGTGGTTCTGAGGGCGGACCTCCCCTCGGATCGCCAAGGATCGCTGGAGTGGGGCCAGGCCTTGTTGCAGGGTGAACTAGCGCGCCTGGATGCGGTGCTGCTCGGGCCTGGTCTGGGGATGGTGCAGGGACGCTGGCAGCAGTGGGCGGAGCCCCTGCTGGAGTTCAGCGGCCTGCTTGTGCTCGATGCCGATGGCCTCAATCAACTGGCCGCCGCTGATGGCGGCTGGCGCTGGTTGTTGAAACGATCTGGGCCGACGTGGATCACGCCCCACGGCAGTGAGTTTGAGCGCTTATTCCCCGACTGCCAGATGGGCTCTGCATTAGACAAAGCCGCGGCTGCGGCGGATTGCTCGGGGGTCGCGGTGTTGCTGAAAGGTGCTCACAGCGTGATTGCTTCTCCCGGCGGAGACGTGAGGCAGCTGACAGACACCGATCCAGAGGTTGCCCGAACAGGGCTGGGTGATTTGCTGGCTGGTCACGCTGCCGGTTGGGGAGCCCGTTGCCTGGCGGCCAAGGGCAACCTCAGTTTCGAAGACCTTGCCGCATCTGCCTTATTGCATGCCGTTGCCGCTCAGACATGCGATCAAAGCAGTGGCGCAATCGCGATTTCAGAACAGTTAGCGAGTCTCACGCGTTTCAGGTTGCGATCTTGATGTGAACCGCGATTAAGCCCGAATTTCTACATTTTTTACACGATTCGCCGGGTTTTGTGTCGTTTTCCACGCACGAATCTGAAGGGTTGCTGAAAACACATCGCTGATCGTGAAATTCATAGGAAAGTCACTCAACGAAAAATATTCTTCCCCATGGTCTCAGCGGCAGCAGGGGTTTCAGAAACCCAAAAACGACGAAGTAGCGATCCGATCAGTTGGTACCTCGCCACGATCGGCAGGATTCCACTGCTGACTCCAGCGGAGGAGATTGAGCTGGGCAATCAGGTGCAGCAACTGATGCAACTCACAGAGGATGGAACAATTCCATCCGACAGTGAGTCGTTTTCAAGCAAGCAAAAGCGGATGATTCGCGTTGGCCTGCGTGCCAAGCAGCGCATGATGAAAGCCAATTTGCGCTTGGTTGTCAGTGTTGCCAAGAAATATCAAGGAAAAGGTCTTGAACTTCTCGATTTGATTCAGGAGGGTTCTCTTGGCCTTGAGCGTGCTGTTGAAAAGTTTGACCCCACCCGCGGCTACAAGTTTTCGACCTATGCCTTCTGGTGGATCCGCCAGAGCATGACTCGCGCCATCGCTTGTCAGTCGCGCACCATCCGCTTGCCCGTGCATTTGAGTGAGCGCCTCACCACGATTCGCAAGGTGAGCCTGGATCTCGCCCACAAGCTCGGTGCGATGCCCAGTCGACTCGAGATTGCTGAGGCGATGGATATGCCGGTGGCAGAGCTTGATTCGCTGTTAAGGCAGTCGCTTACCACCAGCAGCCTGGATGCACCCGTGAATGGGGAAGAAGGTCGCAGCTTCCTGGGCGATCTGATTGCTGATGCTTCATTGGGAGAACCGCTCGACAAGGTGGAGCAGCGGATTCATCACGAACAGCTTGGACGCTGGATGAGTCATCTCAGCGACCAGGAGCAGCACGTTCTCACCCTGCGTTTTGGTTTGAATGGCCATGAGCGGCACACACTTGCCGAAATCGGTCGCTTGCTTGAGGTCTCGCGAGAGCGTGTTCGTCAGGTGGAGCTCAAGGCATTGCGCAAACTGCGTAACTTGACGCGTCGTGTTGCACCCAGCTTCTGATTTCTCTGAGGTCAGTAGTTCTTTGAATCGTTGAAACCACCACTCGTTTATCACGAGGTTTACAGCGCTCCGCTGCCTAGTAGCCATCGTTTCCCGATGGCTAAGTTTCGCCAGCTCGACAGTTGTCTCAGGGAGACTGGGCTGGCCACTGACATTCAGATGCATCGACCACTCCCAGTGCCTCGTCGATTGCTGGAACTGGTTCATGACCGCGCTTATCACGAAGCGTTCGCCAGAGATCAATTGGATCGCCAGGCACAACGGCGGATCGGATTGCCTGTCACCACCCCTTTAGTTCAGCGCACTTTTCTTGCCGTTGGCGGTTCGCTACTGACAGCTCGTCTGGCGTTGAAGCATGGTCTGGCCTGCCATCTCGCTGGTGGCACGCACCATGCCTTTCCGGGTTACGGCAGCGGATTCTGCATTTTCAATGATCTGGCGATCTGTGCCCGTGTATTGCTGGAGCAAGAGCGCCTCACTCAGATCATGGTGGTTGATCTTGATGTGCATCAGGGTGATGCCACTGCGCTGATCTTTCAGCACGAGCCAAGGGTGTTCACCTTTTCAGCGCATGCAGCATCCAACTTTCCTGCCCGCAAGCAGATCAGTGATCTGGATCTGCCCATCAGTGATGGAGTGGGGGATCAGGAGTACCTCGCCTTGATTGGCGACCACTTGCCTGATCTGTTGGATCGGCTGAACCCACAGATCGTGCTTTACAACGCGGGTGTTGATCCCCATCGCGATGACCGTCTGGGCCGACTGGCCTTATCGGATGTCGGCCTTTTGCAAAGGGATCATCTGGTGCTAGATGCCTGTCTGCGCCGCAAGATTCCCGTGGCCACAGTGATTGGCGGTGGTTACGACGCGATGACGCCTTTGGTAAAGCGTCATGCACTGGTCTTCAGGGCAGCCGCTGATCAGGCCCGTTTGCATGGTCTCTGATCAGCCTGAGGTCAGTCTTCGGCCCAGATGTAGCGAGTCAGCTCAGATCCATCCGGCTCGGGTGCACTTAGAGCGAAGTCGACACAGTCCTGAACGATGCCGTCGATCTCCTTTTCGATTGCCCGCAGGTCCTCGCTATTGGTGAGGCCAGTGCCGACCAGGTCGCGTTCAAGAGCTTTCAGTGGATCGCGTTTGGCCCAAAACTGTTTTTCTTCTTCGGCACGCAATTCATCAGGGTCAGCGAGTGAATGGCCTCGGAATCGATAGGTCAGGCACTCCAAAACGGTGGGACCCTCTCCAGCCCTGGCCCGCTCAACAGCCCTTTGGGCTGCGGCCCGAACGGCCAGAACGTCCATTCCGTCAACTTCTTCTCCGGCCATTCCAAAAGCACCGGCCTTACGCCAGATCTCTGGATCGCTGGTGGCGCGGTCGTGGGCCATGCCGATAGCCCACTTGTTGTTCTCTACTACAAAAATGATCGGCAGCTTCCAGAGCTGCGCCATGTTCAGGCATTCAAAGAACTGACCGTTATTGCAGGTGCCGTCTCCGAAGAATGCTGCTGTCACGGAATTGCTGCTGGGGTCACCCAGGGCATCTCGCTTGTAGCGGCTGGTGAACGCTGCACCGAGGGCTATTGGGATGCCTTCTCCGATGAAGGCGAACCCGCCGAGCAGGTGATGTTCTTTGGAGAACAGGTGCATCGAGCCACCTCGGCCTTTACTGCAGCCGGTTTCCTTGCCGAACAGTTCACTCATTACCTCTCGGGCTGGAACACCAGCACTCAGGGCATGAACATGATCGCGGTAGGTGCTGCAGAACCAGTCGTGTTGTCGCTTCATGGCACCGATCACACCGGTGCTAACAGCCTCCTGACCGTTGTAGAGGTGCACAAAACCAAACATCTTGCCGCGGTAATACATCTCCGCGCATTTGTCCTCAAAGCGGCGCCCGAGGGTCATGTCGCGGTACAGCGCAAGTCCGGTCTCCTTGTCAACGCTGGCCCTCTGGGCTGTCACCAGGGTCGAAAGCCGCTCCGCATGGGCACCAAGTACAGATTGTCCTTCGGCGGAGGAGGAGCTTCGTGACTCTGTGCCGATTGCGATGTCCTGACCCATGGCACCACCTGTTTGACCACAGACTTTAAGGGTCCATGGCGGATCGATGGGCAAAACCCCAGACCCTGCCTACAGTCTGCAGCCAATGGCTGCAATGCTGGTGGACCTACCCATCGACCACTTCCGTCTGCTGGGGGTTAGTCCAACGGCGGAACCTGACGCAGTGTTGCGCGCACTTCAGTTGCGCCTGGATCGCTGTCCTGATCAGGGGTTCACCCATGAGTCGCTCAATCAAAGGGCTGAGCTGCTCCGCTTGTCAGCGGACTTGCTCACGGACCCTGAGCGCCGTGGCCAGTACGAAGCAATGTTGCTGGAGCTTGGCCAGGAGCACCCCGGTGATACGGCCGGTCTCGAACTGTCTTCCAATTTGGAGGTGGCTGGTCTGATGCTCCTCTGGGAAGCACATGCACCCCATGAGGCCTTTCAATTAGCCCGTCAGGCCCTGCAGCCGCCTCAGGCTCCTGCTCTAGGTAGTGGCAGAGAGTCGGATCTGTCCTTGCTGGCTGCTTTGGCAGCCCGTGACGCGGCTGATCAAGACCAGCAGCAGCGCCGCTATGAGTCAGCGGCGAACTTGCTGCAGGAGGGGATGCAGCTGCTTCAGCGGATGGGCAAGCTCCCTGAGCAAAGGCAGGTCCTCGAAACCGATCTTTCCAGACTTCGTCCATTCCGAATTCTGGATCTGCTCAGTCGTGATCTGGCTGAGCAATCGGCTCGTCAAGAAGGCCTGGTGATGCTGGAGAACTTCATCAGCGATCGGGGCGGACTCGAGGGCGGCGCTCTCGAAGGGTTGGTGACGGCTGACCTGCCCGCCGGCATGGATCAGGGTGCCTTTGAGTTGTTTTTTCAGCAGATTCGTCGCTTCCTGACCGTGCAGGAGCAGGTTGATCTCTACGGACGCTTGCAAGATGCAGGCTCAGCGGATGCTTCCTTCTTGGTTGTGATGGCCCTTGCGGCTGCAGGCTTTTCCCAGCGCAAACCTGAACGTGTTCAGGACGCTCGCACTCGTCTGCAGGAGTTGAAGCTGGATGGTCTTGACACCAAGCCTCTGCTCGGATGTCTCGATCTGCTTCTTGGCGATGTGGATCGGGCTGAGCGTCATTTCGCCAGCAGCCCTGATCCGGCCATCAAAACATGGTTATCAGCACATCCTGGCGACGCCTTGGCTGCACTCTGCGACTACTGCCGCACCTGGTTGGGACGAGATGTGCTGCCCGGGTATCGGGATGTTGATGCTGCGGCCATTGATTTGGAGGCCTGGTTCGCCGATCGGGATGTACAGGCTTATGTCGAGCGGTTGGAGCGACAAGTGCAGCCCAGGGATTGGTCTTTCGATGACTTTTCCCCGCTGACGGTGGATCCCGACGGCACACTGCCGCTGCCCCTGCTTGACTCCGATCCTTCAGTCGATGACCCGCAGGAACAAGACGATCGGTCCGAGGGCGGTTTCGCATGGCCGGCACTGTCTCTCTCGGCACTGCCTCGCCCCTCGCTTCCGCCCATGCCGCAGCTCCAATTGCCCGAGCTGCAATGGCCACAGCTGTCTCAACCCAGTCGTTCGACCTGGATCGGATCAGGTGTTCTTGCTGTGGTGTTGGTGATAGGGGTCTTCAGTGTGGTGGGTCTTCGCCGTGAAGCTGAGCAGCCCCGGCTGGCTGGTGATCCATCCATGGATGCACCTGTGGATCAGTCGGCTTCAGAGGCGA
Above is a window of Synechococcus sp. BIOS-U3-1 DNA encoding:
- the pdhA gene encoding pyruvate dehydrogenase (acetyl-transferring) E1 component subunit alpha, which translates into the protein MGQDIAIGTESRSSSSAEGQSVLGAHAERLSTLVTAQRASVDKETGLALYRDMTLGRRFEDKCAEMYYRGKMFGFVHLYNGQEAVSTGVIGAMKRQHDWFCSTYRDHVHALSAGVPAREVMSELFGKETGCSKGRGGSMHLFSKEHHLLGGFAFIGEGIPIALGAAFTSRYKRDALGDPSSNSVTAAFFGDGTCNNGQFFECLNMAQLWKLPIIFVVENNKWAIGMAHDRATSDPEIWRKAGAFGMAGEEVDGMDVLAVRAAAQRAVERARAGEGPTVLECLTYRFRGHSLADPDELRAEEEKQFWAKRDPLKALERDLVGTGLTNSEDLRAIEKEIDGIVQDCVDFALSAPEPDGSELTRYIWAED
- a CDS encoding RpoD/SigA family RNA polymerase sigma factor; this translates as MVSAAAGVSETQKRRSSDPISWYLATIGRIPLLTPAEEIELGNQVQQLMQLTEDGTIPSDSESFSSKQKRMIRVGLRAKQRMMKANLRLVVSVAKKYQGKGLELLDLIQEGSLGLERAVEKFDPTRGYKFSTYAFWWIRQSMTRAIACQSRTIRLPVHLSERLTTIRKVSLDLAHKLGAMPSRLEIAEAMDMPVAELDSLLRQSLTTSSLDAPVNGEEGRSFLGDLIADASLGEPLDKVEQRIHHEQLGRWMSHLSDQEQHVLTLRFGLNGHERHTLAEIGRLLEVSRERVRQVELKALRKLRNLTRRVAPSF
- a CDS encoding NAD(P)H-hydrate dehydratase, giving the protein MPWVPAVIWPAADADHLLVSADQMLALEQEWLASGLPVAALMETVGQRMADWFLARPQLLTSGVLVLVGPGHNGGDGLVVGRKLFEANVDVRVWAPIALRKPLTQEHWRHLLWLGATCLQSSPDPAEQGLWIEALFGLGQKRPLPGDLADLLQRRQRHFPRRLVSLDCPAGLDSDTGCPIKGGAAMASHTLCVGLIKRGLVQDAAIAHVGCLHRIDPAVPVRLTQSLASPPTLRLRADDLVALPRPPELPAAMKYQRGRLLVIAGSERYRGAAHLALRGALASGAGSVEACLPECVAEHLWQWAPEVVLRADLPSDRQGSLEWGQALLQGELARLDAVLLGPGLGMVQGRWQQWAEPLLEFSGLLVLDADGLNQLAAADGGWRWLLKRSGPTWITPHGSEFERLFPDCQMGSALDKAAAAADCSGVAVLLKGAHSVIASPGGDVRQLTDTDPEVARTGLGDLLAGHAAGWGARCLAAKGNLSFEDLAASALLHAVAAQTCDQSSGAIAISEQLASLTRFRLRS
- a CDS encoding ARC6/PARC6 family protein, translating into MGKTPDPAYSLQPMAAMLVDLPIDHFRLLGVSPTAEPDAVLRALQLRLDRCPDQGFTHESLNQRAELLRLSADLLTDPERRGQYEAMLLELGQEHPGDTAGLELSSNLEVAGLMLLWEAHAPHEAFQLARQALQPPQAPALGSGRESDLSLLAALAARDAADQDQQQRRYESAANLLQEGMQLLQRMGKLPEQRQVLETDLSRLRPFRILDLLSRDLAEQSARQEGLVMLENFISDRGGLEGGALEGLVTADLPAGMDQGAFELFFQQIRRFLTVQEQVDLYGRLQDAGSADASFLVVMALAAAGFSQRKPERVQDARTRLQELKLDGLDTKPLLGCLDLLLGDVDRAERHFASSPDPAIKTWLSAHPGDALAALCDYCRTWLGRDVLPGYRDVDAAAIDLEAWFADRDVQAYVERLERQVQPRDWSFDDFSPLTVDPDGTLPLPLLDSDPSVDDPQEQDDRSEGGFAWPALSLSALPRPSLPPMPQLQLPELQWPQLSQPSRSTWIGSGVLAVVLVIGVFSVVGLRREAEQPRLAGDPSMDAPVDQSASEAKQQGSGENPSSMSVENGQTVLTEVPELEPASPNGPEADDLLRSDRPSEAQLEDLLQSWLDRKAAVLSGDGSADERLEPIARPGLISQVRQQRAADQSAGLTQKVEASIDFMRVISRTPNRIELRADVDYSDQTLNAAGTVVNSTAPRSLKVGYILGRDEDGWRLQAYAPI
- the mnmA gene encoding tRNA 2-thiouridine(34) synthase MnmA, with translation MSAATPSIAATSAGAQALARLQTWPGEHRVAVGLSGGVDSSLTAALMVEAGWEVEGLTLWLMSGKGACCAEGLVDAAGICEQLGVPHHIVDSRDNFAREIVEGLIEGYQAGITPLPCSRCNRSVKFGPMLDWARQERGLERVATGHYARIRLDEATGRWKLLRGLDTRKDQSYFLYDLNQDVLSRVVFPLGELTKPDTRLEAGRHGLRTAEKPESQDLCLADHHGSMRAFLDAYLPPRQGEIVLQDGTIVGNHDGIEHFTIGQRKGLGVAWSEPLHVVRLDAAMNRVVVAPRAEAGRDCCEVGAINWVSIAPPTPGFCRRVEVQVRYRSGPVMADLTCIEATDADIAGQRPHRCRLNFDEPQFSITPGQAAVFYEGESVLGGGLIQTSP
- a CDS encoding histone deacetylase family protein; translated protein: MKPPLVYHEVYSAPLPSSHRFPMAKFRQLDSCLRETGLATDIQMHRPLPVPRRLLELVHDRAYHEAFARDQLDRQAQRRIGLPVTTPLVQRTFLAVGGSLLTARLALKHGLACHLAGGTHHAFPGYGSGFCIFNDLAICARVLLEQERLTQIMVVDLDVHQGDATALIFQHEPRVFTFSAHAASNFPARKQISDLDLPISDGVGDQEYLALIGDHLPDLLDRLNPQIVLYNAGVDPHRDDRLGRLALSDVGLLQRDHLVLDACLRRKIPVATVIGGGYDAMTPLVKRHALVFRAAADQARLHGL
- a CDS encoding apolipoprotein N-acyltransferase, with the translated sequence MGNDRSLPLLRGLSGGVLAGLGLCLSGPWWMVPALALLWSVVRSPLAAALWAAVAVAISHRWLLALHPLTWLGVPAPLSFPLALMVWLACSLSAALLVAGWSLLARWLPGRCGLPQALVLSLAWGLSETLLARGPLFWIGVGGSVLPADRWLAGLAGWIGAGGLAAVQLLLGWWLWQFWSAVRAEAEQRWRLFRWGVLALLVIHGLGVVALTGFAQGMKDDQAALSMALWQTAIPTREKFSVRRQTELPRRLHQAMESAQRGGAQLLIAPEGTLPVKLGIEPDGGIPLISGGFRFVAGQQRSSLLLMTPEASGMSNSIDKHRLVPLGEWAPSLPGLAGLSAVGGLQSGEPSRLWRWGGPPVAVAICYEISNGTAIAEAVAGGAQWILAAANLDPYPLLLQRQFLALAQLRSLETARPLVSVANTGPTALIADRGLVKSQLPAMVPGLLPVGLEPLQGMTLYAVWREWPLWLMLLIAAGFLLKARSGSAPLPARTRLRKTPPPGQG